A single genomic interval of Calditrichota bacterium harbors:
- a CDS encoding NAD-dependent epimerase/dehydratase family protein, translating into MKVLITGANGFIGSSLAKKLVNQKHTVRCFVHSSSNIRWLTDLKAELFYGNLFDKVSLKNALKDVDIVYHLAGATKVVNTSDYNRINYIGTKTLIDTIVENKIKLRRFLFVSSQAAYGPANSLEPITENRFPKPLTLYGKSKLKAQQYIESFTDRIPFTIIIPSSVYGPRETDLLDFFKTTKMGIIPKLGGSDKYLSLVHVNDLTDGMIEAGKSDVANGKKYFLTNPIPYSWSEIARVTLNYFGKGAVRVNIPLPLMNCVAAATELFSKITKKQKILSRQKVIEIKQDFWICSPAQAKNDFGWEAKIDLEEGIKETLGWYVAKGWL; encoded by the coding sequence ATGAAGGTTCTGATTACCGGAGCTAATGGCTTTATAGGAAGCTCATTGGCAAAAAAACTTGTAAATCAAAAACACACTGTCCGTTGTTTTGTCCATTCTTCAAGTAACATTCGTTGGCTTACAGATTTGAAAGCAGAGCTTTTTTACGGAAATCTCTTTGATAAAGTTTCTTTGAAAAATGCATTAAAGGATGTTGATATTGTTTACCATCTTGCCGGTGCAACAAAGGTGGTTAACACAAGTGATTACAATCGTATAAATTATATTGGCACAAAAACACTTATTGATACGATTGTTGAGAATAAAATTAAATTAAGGCGATTTCTTTTTGTCAGTTCTCAGGCAGCTTACGGGCCTGCTAATTCTTTAGAGCCAATTACAGAAAACCGATTTCCAAAACCGCTGACACTTTATGGCAAGAGCAAATTAAAAGCTCAGCAATATATTGAAAGCTTTACAGATAGAATCCCTTTTACTATAATAATTCCGTCTTCCGTTTATGGCCCGCGGGAAACGGACCTTCTGGATTTTTTCAAGACTACTAAAATGGGAATAATTCCCAAATTGGGAGGTAGTGATAAATATTTAAGCCTGGTTCATGTAAACGATTTGACCGATGGAATGATCGAAGCAGGAAAAAGTGATGTTGCAAATGGGAAAAAGTATTTTTTGACTAACCCCATCCCATATTCTTGGAGTGAAATTGCGCGTGTTACATTAAACTATTTTGGAAAAGGGGCAGTGCGTGTAAATATTCCTTTGCCATTGATGAATTGTGTTGCCGCTGCAACAGAACTCTTCTCCAAAATAACGAAAAAACAAAAAATTTTAAGCCGCCAAAAAGTAATTGAAATTAAACAGGATTTTTGGATTTGCAGCCCTGCACAAGCAAAAAACGATTTTGGGTGGGAAGCAAAAATTGACCTTGAAGAAGGAATAAAAGAAACCTTAGGATGGTATGTCGCAAAAGGATGGTTATAA
- a CDS encoding class I SAM-dependent methyltransferase has product MSQKDGYNSNWYKEWFGEDYLVVYQHRDDSDAKQLIKLIASNTNISKESKLLDLACGNGRHAYLVSKYTQNVFGLDLSEHLLSEARKKKVVNQSPAFVRADMRYFPFNIKFDIIFSLFTSFGYFEDDAMHLQVAREIQSSLKENGLFVIDYFNPNYVEKTLVARGNRAVGDIEVEEERWISNKRVHKNIIIQRDGKLKTFHESVRMFELEELTSLLNEAGIITKKVFGDYDGSPYNKNSKRMIVFAEKK; this is encoded by the coding sequence ATGTCGCAAAAGGATGGTTATAACAGCAACTGGTACAAGGAGTGGTTTGGCGAAGATTATTTGGTTGTTTATCAGCACCGCGATGATTCTGATGCAAAGCAATTGATAAAACTGATCGCTTCTAATACAAACATCTCAAAAGAAAGCAAACTGCTGGATTTGGCTTGCGGAAATGGAAGACACGCATACCTGGTTTCAAAATATACTCAAAATGTTTTTGGATTGGATTTGTCGGAGCACTTGTTAAGCGAGGCACGCAAAAAAAAAGTTGTCAATCAATCTCCGGCCTTTGTCCGGGCCGACATGCGCTATTTCCCCTTTAATATTAAATTTGATATTATTTTTAGTCTGTTCACTTCTTTTGGTTACTTTGAAGATGACGCCATGCATCTGCAGGTTGCCAGGGAAATACAATCCAGCTTAAAAGAAAACGGCTTATTTGTAATCGATTATTTTAATCCGAATTATGTTGAGAAAACGCTTGTTGCCAGAGGTAACAGAGCTGTTGGTGATATTGAGGTTGAAGAAGAGCGCTGGATTTCTAACAAGCGGGTTCATAAAAATATTATTATTCAACGTGATGGAAAATTGAAAACATTTCACGAATCTGTTCGCATGTTTGAATTGGAAGAGCTAACCTCATTATTAAACGAAGCTGGAATAATCACCAAAAAAGTTTTTGGTGATTATGATGGATCGCCATATAATAAAAATTCCAAAAGGATGATCGTTTTTGCGGAGAAAAAATAA
- the bshC gene encoding bacillithiol biosynthesis cysteine-adding enzyme BshC: MNPDFYKTSTNFKDYINGNDSLRPFYAEALSPDWKKLCENVHQNFKRQDVVLELRNQNKKSNDSSIQKNVDLLKKEKTLIVVTGQQMGLMVSPLYVVYKTLSTIKLAEKLNKEVDGFNFVPVYWLEGEDHDFEEVNHLNYFDSAGLLQKLHLEENEAEKGLPMNKRLLGQDIEELLKSLKENLQKTDFSDEFFVNLEKIYKKGENWLEAFSNHLSIIFSGKGLLLFNAGTKRIKELSKPFFEKVIIENESLVSAFSRRSNDLSKAGYKNQVNIQNDRAYLFLNHNDGPRLSLLRQNKSFYVRELDEQFSLEQMLTMLDENPSWFSSTVLTRPLWQSWLLPAVSYVAGAAEIAYWGQLKSGFNQLGLIMPQIQPRHSITLIEPKIDRLIKKYNVTINSISRDKTIFLKDYFNRNQLANVNKAFSDYEQLTIKNREAVKNLVAEIDPTLSGPTEKSFGAILSTIEKLQNRLVNRVREKDETTQKHLGAIFNSLMPSGVLQERILSSVYLENKYGQEWINTVYNEIDENFQHHLVVKI, from the coding sequence ATGAACCCAGATTTCTATAAAACATCAACTAATTTTAAAGATTATATAAACGGCAATGATAGTTTGCGTCCTTTTTATGCAGAAGCATTGTCGCCGGATTGGAAAAAGCTTTGCGAAAATGTACATCAAAATTTTAAACGGCAGGATGTAGTTCTGGAGCTGAGAAACCAGAATAAAAAAAGCAATGATTCATCAATCCAGAAAAACGTAGATCTTTTAAAGAAAGAAAAAACATTAATTGTGGTTACAGGCCAGCAAATGGGATTGATGGTATCACCGCTTTATGTTGTTTATAAAACCCTGAGCACAATTAAGCTTGCTGAAAAACTTAACAAGGAAGTAGATGGATTCAACTTTGTACCGGTTTATTGGCTGGAAGGTGAAGACCATGATTTTGAAGAAGTAAACCATTTAAATTATTTCGATTCTGCCGGGTTGCTGCAAAAATTGCATCTTGAAGAAAATGAAGCAGAAAAAGGCCTTCCGATGAATAAACGTTTATTGGGCCAGGATATTGAAGAATTGCTAAAATCTTTAAAAGAGAATTTGCAAAAAACGGATTTTAGTGATGAGTTTTTTGTCAACCTTGAAAAAATTTATAAAAAAGGAGAAAACTGGCTTGAAGCCTTTTCAAATCATTTATCAATAATTTTTAGTGGTAAAGGATTATTGCTTTTTAATGCCGGCACAAAGCGAATCAAAGAACTGAGCAAGCCTTTTTTTGAAAAAGTAATAATTGAAAACGAGTCACTTGTATCTGCATTTTCCCGTCGATCTAATGATCTTTCTAAAGCAGGCTATAAAAACCAGGTTAACATACAAAATGACCGGGCTTATCTTTTTTTGAACCATAATGATGGACCAAGGCTTTCCTTACTAAGGCAAAATAAATCATTTTATGTCCGTGAATTAGATGAGCAGTTTTCCCTCGAACAGATGCTTACTATGCTTGATGAGAATCCAAGTTGGTTTTCATCCACAGTTTTAACGCGGCCATTATGGCAAAGCTGGCTTTTACCGGCAGTATCGTATGTTGCCGGCGCGGCAGAAATTGCGTATTGGGGGCAGCTTAAAAGTGGTTTTAACCAACTTGGATTGATAATGCCACAGATTCAACCACGACACTCAATTACCTTAATTGAACCCAAAATTGACAGGCTTATTAAAAAGTATAATGTCACTATAAATTCAATCTCCCGTGATAAAACAATATTTTTAAAAGATTATTTTAACCGCAACCAGCTAGCAAATGTGAATAAGGCGTTTAGTGATTATGAGCAATTAACAATTAAAAACAGGGAAGCTGTAAAAAATCTTGTTGCGGAAATTGACCCAACTCTAAGCGGACCAACAGAGAAATCATTTGGCGCTATTTTATCAACAATTGAGAAACTGCAGAACCGGCTTGTAAATCGTGTGCGGGAAAAAGATGAAACAACGCAGAAACATTTAGGGGCTATTTTTAACTCACTCATGCCAAGTGGAGTTCTTCAGGAGCGGATATTGAGCAGCGTTTATTTGGAAAATAAATATGGGCAAGAATGGATTAATACAGTTTATAATGAAATCGATGAAAACTTTCAACATCATTTAGTCGTAAAGATTTAA
- a CDS encoding DUF1211 domain-containing protein — translation MIREHLFNKRAPADPMFRWRGGDISRLEGLSDGVFAVTLTLLVVSVNVPVTFYELWLTIKDLPIFLVSFLMLMMAWRYHYIFFRRYGLEDFVTSLLNGAFLFLILFFAYPLKFLATFLWRITLNENPEKLFILPEGVTWLSSGFFQQAGMMYFYGIGIIGVFGILALLVYRAYRLRSELELDELECYLTISSIRANLITVGIAILSILVLLFDGQPGYAGIVYFLMGPIHGFAGFYTGKKANEIQKKMIKANLEETEST, via the coding sequence ATGATTCGTGAACATTTATTTAATAAACGAGCCCCGGCCGATCCTATGTTTCGCTGGCGTGGTGGCGACATATCCAGGCTTGAAGGGCTTTCTGATGGTGTGTTTGCAGTTACCCTTACTTTGCTAGTTGTCTCCGTAAATGTACCTGTTACATTTTACGAACTTTGGTTAACAATCAAAGACCTGCCTATTTTCCTGGTCTCTTTTTTAATGCTGATGATGGCCTGGCGTTATCACTATATCTTTTTCAGACGCTATGGTCTGGAAGACTTTGTCACGTCGCTTTTGAACGGTGCATTTCTTTTTCTGATACTATTTTTCGCCTACCCTCTCAAATTTTTAGCAACCTTTTTGTGGCGAATAACCTTAAATGAAAATCCCGAGAAATTATTTATTTTGCCGGAAGGAGTTACTTGGCTTTCCAGCGGTTTTTTTCAACAAGCCGGAATGATGTATTTTTATGGGATTGGAATTATTGGTGTTTTTGGAATTTTAGCATTGCTTGTTTATAGAGCTTATAGATTGCGATCAGAATTAGAACTTGATGAACTAGAATGTTATCTGACAATCTCATCTATTCGCGCAAACTTGATAACTGTTGGGATTGCTATTCTCTCAATTTTAGTACTCTTATTTGATGGACAACCTGGGTATGCTGGTATCGTTTATTTTTTAATGGGGCCAATCCATGGATTTGCCGGATTTTATACTGGCAAGAAAGCTAATGAGATTCAAAAGAAAATGATAAAAGCGAACTTAGAAGAAACAGAATCTACTTAA
- the add gene encoding adenosine deaminase has protein sequence MSIDLKTIKEMPKTDLHCHLDGSMRMDTILELAQKQNVELPTTNKDDLKKILMPGFNCKSLVEYLKPFDITLSVLQELEAIERASFELAEDAAEENIRYLEVRYSPVLHQKKGLKLPEIVDAVVNGMQRAERKFDIKTGVIICGMRNINPQTSIALAELAVAYKNRGVVAFDLAGAEENYPAKHHREAFYLTLNNNINCTAHAGEAYGPESIHQAIHYCGAHRIGHGTRLKEDGDLLNYVNDHRIPLEICLSSNVQTKAAASFEAHPFKFYFDFGLRVTVNTDNRLISDTTASNEFYLASKHANMDMDDLKEVIISGFKSAFLSVRETKVLLQKVNKELEKF, from the coding sequence ATGAGTATCGATCTTAAAACAATCAAAGAAATGCCAAAAACAGATTTACACTGCCACCTTGATGGTAGTATGCGCATGGATACAATTTTAGAATTGGCACAAAAACAAAATGTAGAATTGCCGACTACAAATAAAGATGATTTAAAGAAGATTTTAATGCCCGGTTTTAATTGTAAAAGTCTGGTAGAATATTTAAAACCCTTCGATATCACCTTATCCGTTTTACAAGAGCTGGAAGCCATCGAACGTGCTTCTTTTGAACTAGCTGAAGATGCAGCTGAAGAAAATATACGTTATCTCGAAGTAAGGTACTCGCCGGTTCTTCATCAGAAAAAAGGATTGAAACTCCCAGAAATTGTTGATGCTGTTGTAAACGGAATGCAGCGCGCGGAAAGAAAGTTTGATATTAAAACAGGTGTTATAATTTGTGGGATGCGCAATATTAATCCGCAAACATCAATTGCATTGGCCGAGCTGGCAGTAGCTTACAAAAATCGCGGAGTGGTAGCTTTTGATCTTGCAGGTGCAGAGGAAAATTACCCTGCAAAACACCACAGGGAAGCTTTTTATTTAACTCTTAACAACAATATTAATTGTACTGCTCATGCCGGTGAAGCTTACGGACCGGAAAGTATCCACCAGGCAATCCATTATTGCGGAGCACACAGAATTGGCCATGGTACACGTTTAAAGGAAGATGGCGATCTGCTCAATTATGTAAACGATCACCGTATTCCATTGGAAATATGTTTATCGAGTAATGTACAAACTAAAGCCGCGGCTTCGTTTGAAGCTCACCCGTTTAAGTTTTATTTTGATTTTGGATTACGAGTTACAGTAAATACTGATAACCGATTAATTTCCGATACAACTGCTTCAAATGAATTTTATCTGGCATCTAAACATGCCAATATGGACATGGACGATTTAAAAGAAGTAATAATTTCAGGTTTTAAAAGTGCCTTTCTTTCTGTAAGGGAAACAAAAGTTTTATTGCAAAAAGTAAACAAAGAGCTTGAGAAGTTTTAA
- a CDS encoding DUF84 family protein, producing the protein MIIAIGSKNKAKEKACYSAIKKLGQTFPNKFKSESKFLSVSAPSSVSNMPLTLNEVLNGARNRAFFTYKTLISTTPVNFAIGMEGGVFLTSEIEKNTNQAILQNWVYIYNGKIGFFGCSAGIPLPEKISLPLFNDKKELAEVIDKASGKKDVHSNNGAFGILTENLYTRSQAFESAIINAFVPFFNTDYY; encoded by the coding sequence ATGATTATTGCCATCGGTTCAAAAAACAAGGCAAAAGAAAAGGCTTGTTATTCTGCCATAAAAAAATTAGGACAGACTTTTCCGAATAAGTTTAAATCTGAATCAAAATTTTTATCCGTAAGCGCGCCATCATCTGTTTCAAATATGCCGCTAACATTAAATGAAGTTTTAAACGGGGCCCGCAACAGGGCCTTTTTTACATATAAAACATTAATTTCCACCACCCCGGTTAACTTTGCAATCGGCATGGAAGGCGGTGTTTTTTTAACCAGCGAAATCGAGAAAAATACAAACCAGGCTATTTTGCAAAACTGGGTTTATATTTATAATGGCAAGATTGGCTTCTTTGGCTGTTCAGCAGGAATTCCGCTACCGGAAAAAATAAGCTTGCCATTATTCAATGATAAAAAGGAGCTGGCAGAAGTAATTGATAAAGCCTCCGGCAAAAAAGATGTCCATTCGAATAATGGTGCTTTTGGTATTTTGACTGAAAATTTATACACAAGAAGTCAGGCTTTTGAATCTGCCATAATTAACGCGTTTGTTCCTTTTTTTAATACAGACTATTATTAA
- a CDS encoding 5'-deoxyadenosine deaminase, whose product MPSKILIKNAQIVTMNPSFDFFKGDILVSENRIEQVSKNIPAQGYDVFDAEGYVVTPGLIQTHIHLCQTLFRNLADDLSLLDWLKEKIWPFEAAHQPETLRLSAQLGLSELLKSGTTTILDMGTVQHQDVIFEELVKSGIRAFAGKTMMDYGKIPDGLNEDTHNSIDESVRLLKKWDGSGNGRIRYAFAPRFAVSCSDELLIETGRLAKEHNTLFHTHASENPDELDMVKKRFGLRNVEVFDKLGFARENLCLAHCIWLDENEKQLLKAQEIKVLHCPSSNLKLGSGIAAIPDFLKRGIKVSIGADGAPCNNNLDVFMEMRLAALIQKPTNGPQAMPAQDVFKLATINGAETLGLKDQIGSIEIGKKADLTFIKLNQVHSIPFDNIYSKLVYSTQANDVEHVMIDGQWIVRDKKVKTIDENHIFTNIENAVKICTN is encoded by the coding sequence ATGCCATCAAAAATTCTCATAAAAAACGCACAAATTGTTACAATGAATCCCTCCTTTGATTTTTTCAAAGGCGATATCCTGGTTTCAGAAAACCGAATTGAGCAAGTGTCAAAAAATATCCCTGCACAAGGTTATGATGTTTTTGATGCTGAAGGCTACGTTGTAACACCCGGTCTAATTCAAACTCATATCCATCTTTGCCAAACCCTTTTCCGTAACCTTGCAGATGATCTATCTCTCTTGGATTGGCTCAAAGAAAAAATTTGGCCATTTGAAGCTGCCCATCAACCGGAAACGTTGAGACTAAGTGCGCAACTTGGTTTGTCAGAATTACTAAAATCCGGCACTACTACCATTCTCGATATGGGCACTGTCCAGCACCAGGATGTGATATTTGAAGAATTGGTGAAAAGCGGTATCCGCGCATTTGCCGGCAAAACAATGATGGATTATGGCAAAATTCCGGATGGCTTAAATGAAGACACGCACAATAGTATTGATGAAAGTGTCCGGCTATTAAAAAAATGGGATGGCAGCGGCAATGGGCGGATTCGTTATGCCTTTGCACCGAGATTTGCTGTTTCATGTTCGGATGAACTTTTGATTGAGACTGGACGATTGGCAAAAGAACATAATACTTTGTTTCATACACATGCATCGGAAAACCCAGATGAACTTGATATGGTAAAAAAACGGTTTGGGTTACGTAATGTAGAAGTTTTCGACAAACTTGGTTTTGCACGGGAGAACTTATGTTTGGCGCATTGTATCTGGCTTGATGAAAATGAAAAACAACTTTTAAAAGCGCAAGAAATAAAAGTGTTGCACTGCCCATCATCAAATCTGAAATTGGGTTCTGGTATTGCAGCCATTCCTGATTTTTTGAAACGTGGCATTAAAGTATCGATAGGTGCTGATGGTGCGCCCTGCAATAATAATCTGGATGTTTTTATGGAAATGCGGTTGGCGGCACTAATACAAAAACCAACAAATGGGCCACAAGCAATGCCTGCACAAGATGTATTTAAGCTGGCCACAATTAACGGTGCGGAAACACTGGGCTTAAAGGATCAGATCGGAAGTATTGAAATTGGAAAAAAAGCAGATTTAACTTTTATTAAATTAAATCAAGTTCATTCAATTCCATTCGACAATATTTACTCGAAACTCGTATATTCCACGCAAGCAAATGATGTAGAACATGTGATGATTGACGGTCAATGGATCGTAAGAGACAAAAAAGTAAAAACGATTGATGAAAACCACATTTTTACAAATATTGAAAACGCCGTAAAAATATGCACTAATTAA
- a CDS encoding protease, which yields MQLIKLLILLVFTCSFSLAQDEARLLRFPAIFDNQVVFTYAGDLYTVDANGGVARKLTNHDGFEMFARFSPDGKNLAFTGQYDGNTEVFLMPSNGGSPTRLTFTATLNRDDVADRMGPNNIVMAWKKDGSQVAFRSRKKSYNSFNGSLFLVSPKGGLPEQIPVPRGGFLSFSDDGSQMAYNRVFREFRTWKKYRGGMADDVWIFDFKTKKIENITNNPAQDIIPMWLGNRIYFLSDRDENKRMNLYSYDLTSKQTKKLTQYSEFDIKFPSLGKTNIVYENGGYLYKFDTQSEKSSKIKVIISDDFLGSRKELKDVSKSVSNYEISPDGKRALFGARGDVFTVPVKEGQTRNLTKSSAIHERNSKWSPDGKWIAFISDKSGEDEIYIQAQDGSANAVQITKNGETYKYQMYWSPDSKKLLWGDRRQRLRYVDIDSKKIKEVTKANAWEIRNYAWSPDSKWITYEFPEEEVMNRIYVYSLSSGEAKPVTESWYNSSNPVFSQDGKYLYFTSNRDFNPIYSNTEWNHAYQDMSRIYILPLTKSAKSPFAPESDEVAIKSKEKRDKKDKDSKDKKVTVKVDFAGIENRVIGLPVSASNYFSIVSVGDKLYYGRRGSKDAKTKLLMYNFKDKEEKDLGEVNGYEISADGKKMLASANGSYAIIDLPSAPVKLDKKLNLAGMEVLVDKKTEWKQIFNENWRQMREFFYAPNMHGVDWLAIKKKYEPLLAYVNHRNDLTYIMGEMVGELNVGHAYVGGGDRTNPKRIKLGLLGAQIKKDASGYYKITKILNGENWNNRSRSPLTEVGVDVSVGDFIIAVDGKDLKSVNNIYTTLINKAGKQTILKVNKNPQEKGARTVTVKPVADESRLYYLDWVNGNIEKVNKATNGEVGYIHIPDMGRGGLNEFVKHFYPQIRKKALIVDVRGNGGGNVSPMIIERLRREAVMINMARNTSPGPNPGSIIYGPMIALADEFSASDGDIFTFRFKKHKLGKVVGKRTWGGVVGIRGSLPFVDGGDLRKPEFSRYDLEGKKWLMEGIGVEPDIYVDNDPYKEFTGEDQQLNRAVKEIMDELKTKKKEIKPIPAYPDRR from the coding sequence ATGCAGCTTATTAAGCTATTGATTCTCTTAGTTTTCACTTGCTCATTTTCTCTAGCGCAAGATGAAGCCAGGTTATTGCGTTTCCCGGCCATTTTTGATAACCAGGTTGTTTTTACATATGCCGGCGATTTATACACAGTTGATGCAAATGGCGGTGTAGCGCGCAAATTAACGAATCATGATGGTTTTGAAATGTTTGCACGTTTTTCGCCAGATGGCAAAAATTTGGCATTTACCGGACAGTATGATGGCAATACAGAAGTCTTTTTAATGCCTTCAAATGGTGGTTCGCCAACAAGGTTAACATTTACCGCAACTTTAAACCGCGACGATGTGGCTGACCGTATGGGGCCAAATAATATTGTAATGGCCTGGAAAAAAGATGGTAGTCAGGTGGCTTTCCGTTCTAGAAAAAAATCTTACAATAGTTTTAATGGATCTCTATTTCTGGTGAGCCCAAAAGGAGGCTTACCAGAGCAAATCCCTGTACCCCGTGGTGGTTTTCTCTCTTTTTCTGATGATGGTTCTCAGATGGCTTATAACAGGGTTTTTCGTGAATTCCGAACCTGGAAAAAGTATCGCGGTGGTATGGCCGATGATGTTTGGATTTTTGATTTTAAAACTAAAAAAATTGAAAATATTACTAATAATCCAGCGCAAGATATTATCCCGATGTGGCTTGGAAATAGAATTTACTTTCTCTCCGATCGTGATGAAAATAAGCGCATGAATTTATACAGCTATGATCTGACATCGAAACAAACGAAAAAGCTTACTCAATATTCTGAGTTTGACATAAAATTTCCGTCTTTGGGTAAAACCAATATTGTCTATGAAAACGGTGGGTACCTTTACAAGTTTGATACCCAATCTGAAAAATCAAGTAAAATAAAAGTGATTATATCAGATGATTTTCTTGGTAGCCGGAAAGAACTTAAAGATGTGAGTAAATCGGTTAGTAATTATGAGATATCTCCAGATGGAAAACGCGCCTTGTTTGGTGCCCGTGGAGATGTGTTTACTGTGCCTGTAAAAGAAGGACAGACCCGAAATCTTACAAAATCATCTGCAATTCATGAAAGAAATTCCAAGTGGTCTCCCGATGGAAAATGGATTGCTTTTATTTCTGACAAAAGTGGTGAAGATGAAATTTATATTCAGGCACAGGATGGCAGTGCAAATGCTGTTCAGATCACCAAAAATGGTGAAACCTACAAATATCAAATGTACTGGTCGCCGGACAGTAAAAAATTGTTATGGGGTGATCGCAGGCAAAGATTGAGATATGTAGATATCGATTCAAAAAAAATTAAAGAAGTTACAAAAGCAAATGCTTGGGAAATCCGCAATTACGCCTGGTCTCCGGATAGCAAATGGATTACCTATGAATTTCCTGAAGAAGAAGTAATGAACAGGATTTATGTTTATTCTCTTAGTTCGGGCGAAGCCAAACCGGTGACAGAATCCTGGTATAATTCCTCAAACCCTGTTTTTAGTCAAGATGGAAAGTATCTTTATTTTACTTCTAACCGGGATTTCAATCCTATTTATAGCAATACAGAATGGAACCATGCCTATCAGGATATGTCGCGGATTTATATATTACCTTTAACAAAATCTGCAAAGTCACCATTTGCGCCAGAAAGTGATGAGGTGGCAATTAAGTCTAAAGAGAAAAGGGATAAAAAAGATAAAGATAGCAAGGACAAAAAAGTAACTGTTAAAGTTGATTTTGCCGGAATAGAAAATCGTGTAATTGGTCTCCCGGTTTCAGCTTCAAATTATTTTAGCATTGTTTCTGTTGGTGATAAACTTTACTACGGACGAAGGGGAAGCAAGGACGCTAAAACGAAACTGTTGATGTACAATTTTAAAGATAAGGAAGAAAAAGATCTTGGTGAGGTGAATGGTTATGAAATTTCTGCTGATGGTAAAAAAATGCTTGCCTCTGCCAATGGATCTTATGCTATAATTGATTTACCAAGTGCCCCAGTTAAGCTTGATAAAAAACTAAATCTTGCAGGAATGGAAGTATTGGTTGATAAAAAAACAGAATGGAAGCAAATCTTTAACGAGAATTGGCGTCAAATGCGGGAATTTTTTTATGCTCCAAATATGCATGGTGTGGACTGGTTAGCAATAAAGAAAAAATATGAACCACTGTTAGCGTACGTGAATCACCGCAATGACTTAACCTATATAATGGGCGAAATGGTTGGTGAACTAAATGTTGGACATGCATATGTTGGCGGAGGTGACCGTACTAATCCTAAACGGATAAAACTTGGATTATTAGGGGCACAAATAAAAAAAGATGCCTCCGGATATTACAAAATCACTAAAATTTTGAATGGAGAGAATTGGAACAACAGGTCGCGTTCGCCTTTGACAGAGGTTGGTGTAGATGTTTCTGTTGGTGATTTCATAATAGCCGTTGATGGAAAAGATCTAAAAAGTGTTAACAACATTTATACTACATTAATAAACAAAGCTGGAAAACAAACCATTCTTAAGGTGAATAAGAACCCACAAGAAAAAGGGGCCCGTACGGTAACTGTAAAACCAGTTGCGGATGAATCCCGTTTATACTACCTGGATTGGGTAAATGGAAATATTGAAAAAGTAAATAAGGCAACGAACGGTGAAGTTGGCTACATCCATATTCCTGATATGGGCCGAGGTGGCTTAAATGAATTTGTAAAACATTTTTATCCGCAAATCCGCAAAAAAGCTTTAATTGTGGATGTTCGTGGAAATGGTGGCGGAAATGTTTCTCCAATGATTATTGAAAGGCTACGTCGCGAGGCTGTGATGATTAATATGGCACGAAATACAAGCCCGGGGCCAAATCCTGGAAGTATAATTTATGGACCGATGATTGCCTTGGCTGATGAATTTTCAGCATCTGATGGAGATATTTTTACATTTCGGTTTAAAAAACACAAATTGGGTAAAGTGGTTGGTAAACGCACATGGGGAGGCGTTGTAGGGATTCGTGGATCATTGCCGTTTGTTGATGGTGGCGATTTAAGGAAACCTGAATTTTCGCGTTATGACCTTGAAGGTAAAAAGTGGTTGATGGAAGGTATTGGGGTTGAGCCTGATATTTACGTTGATAATGATCCTTACAAGGAATTTACCGGCGAAGACCAGCAGCTTAACAGGGCGGTTAAAGAAATTATGGATGAACTAAAAACAAAGAAAAAAGAAATTAAACCTATCCCGGCTTATCCAGATAGAAGGTAG